Proteins encoded within one genomic window of Actinoplanes octamycinicus:
- a CDS encoding response regulator transcription factor: protein MRVVIAEDHALLRDGLTRLLVAFDFDVVAVVDNGPALLPTLLEHRPDVAVLDVRLPPTFTDEGLQAAIAARTRLPGLPVLMLSQHVEPLYARELLSTPHGGIGYLLKDRVADVSDFVDAVHRVAGGGTAMDPEVISRLLARREPLAVLTAREREVLGEMAQGRSNAAIATQLGVTEKAVSKHINNMLTKLDLPPSDDDNRRVLAVLAYLNA from the coding sequence GTGCGCGTTGTGATCGCCGAGGACCACGCCCTGCTCCGGGACGGCCTGACCCGGCTGCTGGTCGCCTTCGACTTCGACGTCGTCGCGGTTGTCGACAACGGCCCCGCGCTGCTGCCCACCCTGCTCGAACATCGGCCCGACGTGGCCGTCCTGGACGTACGCCTCCCGCCCACCTTCACCGACGAAGGTCTGCAAGCAGCCATCGCCGCCCGGACCCGGCTGCCGGGCCTGCCGGTTCTCATGCTGTCCCAGCACGTGGAGCCGCTCTATGCCCGGGAGCTGCTCAGCACCCCGCACGGCGGCATCGGATACCTGCTCAAAGACCGAGTCGCCGACGTCAGCGACTTCGTCGACGCCGTCCACCGGGTGGCCGGCGGCGGCACCGCCATGGACCCCGAGGTGATCTCACGGCTGCTCGCCCGGCGAGAGCCACTGGCAGTGCTCACCGCCCGCGAACGTGAAGTGCTCGGGGAGATGGCACAGGGCCGATCCAACGCCGCGATCGCGACCCAGCTCGGTGTCACGGAGAAGGCCGTGAGCAAGCACATCAACAACATGTTGACCAAACTCGACCTGCCTCCCTCCGACGACGACAACCGCCGGGTACTGGCCGTGCTGGCCTACCTGAACGCGTGA